The Paraburkholderia sp. ZP32-5 genome includes a window with the following:
- a CDS encoding amino acid aminotransferase yields MSLFSAVELAPRDPILGLNESFNADTRTTKVNLGVGVYFNEEGKIPLLRAVRDAEKARVEAALPRGYLPIEGIAAYDAAVQKMLLGNDSPLIAAGRVVTAQALGGTGALKIGADFLKRVNPNSKVAISDPSWENHRALFEGAGFTVESYPYYDAPTHGVNFDGMLAALNSYEAGTIVVLHACCHNPTGVDLSVEQWKQVVEVVKARNLVPFLDIAYQGFGDGIDADAAAVRLFAAKELNVFVSSSFSKSFSLYGERVGALSIITSSQEESARVLSQLKRVIRTNYSNPPTHGGSIVAAVLASPELRATWESELGEMRDRIRAMRNGLVERLKANGVDRDFGFVNAQRGMFSYSGLTAAQVDRLREEFGIYAVNTGRICVAALNTRNLDVVANAIAHVLK; encoded by the coding sequence ATGTCTCTGTTCTCCGCCGTCGAACTTGCTCCCCGCGACCCGATTCTGGGCCTGAACGAATCCTTCAACGCCGACACGCGCACCACCAAGGTCAACCTCGGTGTTGGCGTGTATTTCAATGAAGAAGGCAAGATTCCGTTGCTGCGCGCCGTGCGCGATGCGGAAAAGGCCCGCGTCGAAGCCGCGCTGCCGCGCGGCTATCTGCCGATCGAAGGCATCGCCGCATACGATGCAGCCGTGCAAAAGATGCTGCTCGGCAACGACTCGCCGCTGATCGCCGCAGGCCGCGTCGTCACGGCGCAGGCGCTGGGCGGCACGGGCGCATTGAAGATCGGTGCGGACTTCCTGAAGCGCGTGAATCCGAACAGCAAGGTCGCGATCAGCGATCCGAGCTGGGAAAACCACCGCGCGCTGTTCGAAGGTGCCGGCTTCACCGTCGAGTCGTATCCGTACTATGACGCGCCGACACACGGTGTGAACTTCGACGGCATGCTCGCCGCGCTGAACAGCTATGAAGCGGGCACGATCGTCGTGCTGCACGCGTGCTGCCACAACCCGACCGGCGTCGACCTCAGCGTCGAACAATGGAAGCAGGTGGTGGAAGTCGTCAAGGCGCGCAACCTCGTGCCGTTCCTCGACATCGCCTACCAGGGCTTCGGTGACGGCATCGACGCGGACGCGGCAGCCGTGCGCCTGTTCGCGGCCAAGGAACTGAACGTGTTCGTGTCGTCGTCGTTCTCGAAGTCGTTCTCGCTGTACGGCGAGCGCGTCGGTGCGCTGTCGATCATCACGTCGAGCCAGGAAGAATCGGCACGCGTGTTGTCGCAACTGAAGCGCGTGATCCGCACGAACTACTCGAACCCGCCGACGCACGGCGGCTCGATCGTCGCGGCCGTGCTCGCGTCGCCGGAGTTGCGCGCCACGTGGGAATCGGAACTGGGCGAGATGCGCGACCGTATCCGCGCAATGCGCAATGGCCTCGTTGAACGTCTGAAGGCAAACGGCGTCGATCGCGACTTCGGCTTCGTGAACGCGCAGCGCGGCATGTTCTCGTACTCGGGTCTGACCGCTGCGCAAGTGGATCGTCTGCGTGAAGAGTTCGGCATCTATGCAGTGAACACGGGCCGCATCTGCGTGGCCGCGCTGAACACGCGCAATCTCGACGTCGTCGCTAACGCGATTGCTCACGTGCTGAAGTAA
- the uvrB gene encoding excinuclease ABC subunit UvrB, which translates to MSEHHLTEADDTLDESRFVAFEGSPFKLYQPYPPAGDQPTAIDTLVEGVGDGLAFQTLLGVTGSGKTFTMANTIARLGRPAIVFAPNKTLAAQLYSEFREFFPRNAVEYFVSYYDYYQPEAYVPQRDLFIEKDSSINEHIEQMRLSATKSLMERRDVVIVATVSAIYGIGNPSEYHQMILTLRTGDRLGQRDVIARLIAMQYSRNEADFQRGSFRVRGDTIDIFPAEHAEMAVRVELFDDEVETLQLFDPLTGRVRQKIPRFTVYPSSHYVTPRDTVLRAVETIKAELRDRLEFFYSDGKLVEAQRLEQRTRFDLEMLQELGFCKGIENYSRHFSGAAPGEPPPTLVDYLPPDAIMMLDESHVLIGQLNGMYNGDRARKENLVDYGFRLPSALDNRPLKFNEFERKMRQVVFVSATPADYEKKTSGQVAEQLVRPTGLVDPEIEVRPARSQVDDVLAEINERVKAGDRVLVTVLTKRMAEQLTEFLADHGVKVRYLHSDIDTVERVEIIRDLRLGTFDVLVGINLLREGLDIPEVSLVAILDADKEGFLRAERSLIQTIGRAARNVNGKAILYADNVTDSMRRAIDETERRRAKQIAFNLARGITPRGVVKRIRDIIDGVYNVDEARAELKEQQTRAKFEDMSEKQLAKEIKRLEKQMMEHAKNLEFEKAAQTRDQLALLRQRVFGANVGDHVSGVE; encoded by the coding sequence ATGTCCGAACACCATCTGACTGAAGCCGACGATACGCTCGACGAATCCCGATTCGTCGCGTTCGAAGGCTCGCCGTTCAAGCTCTATCAGCCCTATCCGCCCGCCGGCGACCAGCCCACGGCCATCGACACGCTCGTCGAAGGCGTCGGCGACGGCCTCGCATTCCAGACGCTGCTCGGCGTGACCGGCTCCGGCAAGACCTTCACGATGGCCAACACGATCGCGCGGCTCGGCCGCCCGGCCATCGTGTTCGCGCCGAACAAGACGCTCGCCGCGCAGCTGTACTCGGAGTTCCGCGAGTTCTTCCCGCGCAACGCGGTCGAGTACTTCGTCTCGTACTACGATTACTACCAGCCGGAAGCGTATGTGCCGCAGCGCGATCTGTTCATCGAGAAAGACTCGTCGATCAACGAGCATATCGAGCAGATGCGGCTGTCGGCCACGAAGAGCCTGATGGAGCGGCGCGACGTCGTGATCGTCGCGACCGTGTCGGCGATTTACGGTATCGGTAATCCGTCCGAATATCACCAGATGATTCTGACGCTGCGTACCGGCGACCGGCTCGGCCAGCGCGACGTCATCGCGCGGCTGATCGCGATGCAGTACAGCCGCAACGAGGCCGATTTCCAGCGCGGCTCGTTTCGCGTGCGCGGCGATACGATCGATATCTTCCCGGCCGAGCACGCGGAAATGGCCGTGCGGGTCGAGCTGTTCGACGACGAAGTCGAAACGCTGCAGCTGTTCGATCCGCTGACCGGCCGCGTGCGGCAGAAAATTCCGCGCTTCACCGTGTATCCGTCGTCGCACTACGTGACGCCGCGCGACACGGTGCTGCGCGCGGTCGAAACGATCAAGGCCGAGCTGCGCGACCGGCTCGAATTCTTCTATAGCGACGGCAAGCTCGTCGAGGCACAGCGGCTCGAGCAGCGCACCCGCTTCGACCTGGAGATGCTGCAGGAGCTGGGCTTCTGCAAGGGGATTGAAAACTACTCGCGGCACTTTTCCGGCGCGGCGCCGGGCGAACCGCCGCCGACGCTCGTCGACTATCTGCCGCCCGACGCGATCATGATGCTCGACGAGTCGCACGTGCTGATCGGCCAGCTGAACGGCATGTACAACGGCGACCGCGCGCGCAAGGAAAACCTGGTCGACTACGGTTTCCGTCTGCCGTCGGCGCTCGACAACCGGCCGCTCAAGTTCAACGAGTTCGAGCGCAAGATGCGCCAGGTGGTGTTCGTATCGGCGACGCCGGCCGACTACGAAAAGAAGACGTCGGGTCAGGTCGCCGAACAGCTGGTGCGCCCCACGGGTCTCGTCGATCCCGAAATCGAGGTGCGGCCGGCGCGCAGTCAGGTCGACGACGTACTCGCCGAGATCAACGAGCGCGTCAAGGCTGGCGATCGCGTGCTGGTCACCGTGCTGACCAAGCGGATGGCCGAGCAGCTCACCGAGTTTCTGGCCGACCATGGCGTCAAGGTGCGCTATCTGCACAGCGATATCGACACGGTGGAGCGGGTCGAAATCATCCGCGATCTGCGCCTCGGCACGTTCGACGTGCTGGTCGGGATCAACCTGCTGCGCGAAGGGCTCGATATTCCGGAAGTGTCGCTGGTCGCGATTCTCGACGCTGATAAGGAAGGCTTCCTGCGCGCCGAGCGCTCGCTGATCCAGACCATCGGCCGGGCGGCGCGAAACGTGAACGGCAAGGCGATTCTGTATGCGGATAACGTGACGGACTCGATGCGCCGCGCGATCGACGAGACCGAGCGGCGCCGCGCCAAGCAGATCGCGTTCAACCTTGCGCGTGGCATTACGCCGCGCGGGGTGGTCAAGCGGATTCGCGACATCATCGACGGCGTGTACAACGTCGACGAAGCGCGCGCCGAACTGAAGGAACAGCAGACGCGCGCGAAATTCGAGGATATGTCCGAGAAGCAGCTTGCCAAAGAGATCAAGCGTCTCGAAAAGCAGATGATGGAGCACGCGAAGAATCTCGAGTTCGAAAAGGCCGCGCAGACCCGCGACCAGCTCGCGCTGTTGCGTCAGCGCGTGTTCGGCGCGAATGTCGGCGATCACGTTTCGGGCGTCGAATAA
- a CDS encoding iron transporter translates to MRISSLVRGGAAAVAAVAALSATAAEYPIGKQHIEGGMEIGAVYLQPITMEPEGMMRKASDSDVHLEADIHAVKNNPTGFAEGDWMPYLQVHYELTKAGSTQAQKGDLMPMVANDGPHYGDNVKLQGPGKYHLKLIVEPPMQMGHMSFGRHVDKETGVGPWFKPFTIEYDFTFAGIGKKGGY, encoded by the coding sequence ATGCGCATTTCTTCATTGGTGCGGGGCGGCGCGGCAGCGGTAGCCGCCGTCGCGGCGTTGTCGGCCACGGCTGCCGAGTACCCGATCGGCAAGCAGCATATCGAGGGTGGCATGGAAATCGGCGCGGTTTATCTGCAGCCGATCACGATGGAACCCGAAGGCATGATGCGCAAGGCATCTGATTCGGACGTCCACCTCGAAGCCGACATTCACGCGGTCAAGAACAATCCGACTGGTTTCGCGGAAGGCGACTGGATGCCGTATCTGCAAGTCCACTACGAGCTGACGAAGGCCGGCTCGACCCAGGCACAGAAGGGCGACCTGATGCCGATGGTCGCCAACGACGGTCCGCACTATGGCGACAACGTCAAGCTGCAAGGTCCGGGCAAATATCATCTGAAGCTGATCGTCGAACCGCCGATGCAGATGGGCCACATGTCGTTCGGCCGCCACGTCGACAAGGAAACCGGCGTGGGTCCGTGGTTCAAGCCGTTCACGATCGAGTACGACTTCACGTTCGCCGGTATCGGCAAGAAGGGCGGTTATTGA
- a CDS encoding cupredoxin domain-containing protein, whose translation MGINRKIAMFAATFLLAGAAQAADLPTFKLEMNDGKLNPARIEVPAGQRIKIEVRNTGKGAAEFESVQLRKEKVLAPGAESFVVIAPLEPGEYKFFDDFHQQAQGVIVAK comes from the coding sequence ATGGGAATCAACCGAAAGATCGCGATGTTCGCCGCCACGTTTTTGCTGGCGGGCGCAGCTCAAGCAGCCGACCTGCCGACCTTCAAGCTGGAAATGAACGACGGCAAGCTGAATCCTGCACGTATCGAAGTGCCGGCGGGGCAGCGTATCAAGATCGAAGTGCGCAACACCGGCAAGGGCGCCGCTGAGTTCGAGAGCGTGCAGTTGCGCAAGGAAAAAGTTTTGGCGCCGGGCGCCGAATCGTTCGTCGTGATTGCTCCGCTAGAGCCGGGCGAATACAAGTTTTTCGACGATTTCCACCAGCAGGCGCAGGGCGTGATCGTCGCGAAGTAG